One Spiroplasma endosymbiont of Nebria brevicollis DNA window includes the following coding sequences:
- the phoU gene encoding phosphate signaling complex protein PhoU yields the protein MNIINRRFDLDIENLKQNLLSLLTEVKKEHEDALVAMENSDYDFSKKIIQTDKEIRNIAESLTITAVWNIAQQNPFARDLRTIIGYMNIIRDLERISNYAKNISVFNVKYRPETKLTSQLAGLMKKTFTMMDLIAQAIDTNDIKKAYEAAEFDAYIDVHFRGAMNNIVSMFKKNKNEEQFSQYTSAMQQLKYIERLGDHLVNICETIVYIIKGKFYDLSTTLYVPPVKKG from the coding sequence ATGAATATTATTAATCGGCGATTTGATTTAGATATTGAAAATTTAAAACAAAATTTATTAAGTTTATTAACAGAAGTTAAAAAAGAACATGAAGATGCACTTGTGGCTATGGAAAATAGTGACTATGATTTTTCTAAAAAAATCATTCAAACTGATAAAGAAATTAGGAATATTGCTGAAAGTTTAACGATTACTGCTGTGTGAAATATTGCGCAGCAAAATCCTTTTGCTCGTGATTTAAGAACTATTATTGGTTATATGAATATCATTCGTGATTTAGAACGTATCTCTAACTATGCCAAAAATATATCGGTCTTTAATGTTAAATATCGTCCTGAAACAAAGTTAACTTCACAATTAGCGGGATTGATGAAAAAAACTTTTACTATGATGGATTTGATTGCGCAAGCGATTGATACGAATGATATTAAAAAAGCATATGAAGCAGCTGAGTTTGATGCATATATTGATGTTCATTTTCGTGGAGCAATGAACAATATTGTTAGTATGTTTAAAAAAAATAAAAATGAAGAACAGTTTTCGCAATATACATCAGCTATGCAACAGTTAAAATATATTGAACGCCTAGGTGATCATTTAGTTAATATTTGTGAAACCATTGTTTATATTATTAAAGGTAAATTTTATGATTTATCAACAACTTTATACGTTCCACCTGTTAAAAAGGGATAG
- a CDS encoding DegV family protein, which produces MKIGIITDSSTGFSLEEMKKYPKLTVVPLIISDPKGLVYEDDNKQIDSDSIFQKMIKEHAHLKTSQTNRAVLAQYWEQALTKYDKILFLPIADNASGQYKSAMVLQTEDNFKDKVHVLETGAAMLPLKYMSLIALKLAKEQKSIDDILKALTEFRKNYECFIAPNDLKFLSRGGRLPKAKALMGNILKFKPILKCKEQIIMTKTVRTLSGAMDKILETITNIKNATKETIYIIDGWCDKKILDIAISKVQQLGFTKYKIEPLCNILKTHTGNNTIGFTLLPNQWITEV; this is translated from the coding sequence ATGAAAATTGGTATAATAACAGATTCATCAACTGGATTTTCACTTGAAGAAATGAAAAAATATCCTAAACTAACAGTTGTTCCGTTAATTATCAGTGACCCTAAAGGCTTAGTTTATGAAGATGATAATAAACAAATTGATAGTGACTCTATATTTCAAAAAATGATTAAAGAACACGCTCATTTAAAAACTAGTCAAACTAATCGCGCTGTCCTTGCTCAATATTGAGAACAGGCACTGACTAAATACGACAAAATTTTATTTTTACCAATTGCTGATAATGCTTCAGGTCAATATAAAAGTGCTATGGTCTTACAAACAGAAGATAATTTTAAAGATAAAGTTCATGTTTTAGAAACTGGTGCTGCTATGCTGCCCCTAAAATATATGTCACTGATCGCCCTAAAATTAGCCAAAGAACAAAAAAGCATTGATGATATTTTAAAAGCATTAACTGAATTTCGTAAAAACTACGAATGTTTCATCGCCCCTAATGACTTAAAATTTTTATCTCGCGGTGGCAGATTACCAAAAGCGAAAGCACTGATGGGAAATATTCTAAAATTTAAACCTATCTTGAAATGTAAAGAACAAATTATCATGACTAAAACAGTTAGAACGTTAAGTGGGGCCATGGATAAGATACTGGAAACTATTACTAATATTAAAAATGCAACCAAAGAAACTATTTATATTATTGATGGTTGATGTGATAAAAAAATTCTTGATATTGCGATTAGTAAAGTGCAACAATTAGGATTTACTAAATATAAGATTGAACCACTATGTAACATTTTAAAAACTCATACTGGCAACAATACAATTGGTTTCACTCTACTTCCCAATCAATGAATAACAGAAGTATAA
- a CDS encoding ETX/MTX2 family pore-forming toxin, with the protein MQSQYRTAVTAGVSLESDANFIFFDAKIKISLSGTIEKTERNSQKFTIPAQEIKVPPHSQIIAKAYWSQVQMKQKVSISADISGTVSGTCNVTNLETGNKAVWNDTFPLGQTLYSYFQGYKTYWPDCPKSITVNKDDSIHFEGALECWGTGAGSYHEIDFGPSTPIEN; encoded by the coding sequence ATTCAAAGTCAATATCGTACTGCTGTCACTGCTGGTGTATCATTAGAAAGTGATGCTAATTTTATTTTTTTTGATGCAAAAATTAAAATTAGTTTAAGTGGCACTATTGAAAAAACAGAAAGAAACAGTCAAAAGTTTACTATTCCCGCACAAGAAATAAAAGTACCACCACATTCGCAAATAATAGCAAAAGCATATTGAAGTCAAGTACAAATGAAACAAAAAGTTAGCATAAGTGCAGATATTTCTGGAACAGTGTCAGGAACATGTAATGTTACAAATTTAGAAACTGGTAACAAAGCAGTCTGAAATGATACTTTTCCTTTAGGTCAAACATTATATTCTTATTTTCAAGGTTATAAAACTTATTGACCAGATTGTCCTAAATCAATTACAGTAAATAAAGATGACAGTATTCATTTTGAGGGTGCATTAGAATGTTGAGGGACAGGTGCTGGCAGTTATCATGAAATAGATTTTGGTCCTTCAACGCCAATTGAAAATTAA
- a CDS encoding plasmid recombination protein — translation MVGAVVHLDERNVHIHFYSFLLTDKNKMQHTKLFANRKDLSNR, via the coding sequence ATCGTAGGAGCAGTTGTCCATTTAGATGAAAGAAATGTACATATTCACTTTTATTCATTTCTCTTAACTGATAAAAATAAAATGCAACATACCAAGTTATTTGCTAATCGTAAAGACTTAAGTAATCGCTAA
- a CDS encoding ABC transporter ATP-binding protein, whose protein sequence is MKKIIEISSLTKRIKKLVIINNINLDIFRGERVAILGANGSGKTTLIELIANITPPSTGTIKIFSDQEKLKRIGLQFQEGYWPKGVTPKSIIKYYVGRKVWKTQPVTNLINIFDIASIINKDLNNLSGGEKQRFNAMLSIINAPEILILDELITGLDLKMQVKLINFFKTYLQDNNKTLLMISHIPEEVEALCQRVILLEKGNIIHDKSLTEIQKEFGTVRKFMRTYYEMQEVDNENT, encoded by the coding sequence ATGAAAAAAATAATTGAAATCTCTTCCCTAACTAAACGCATTAAAAAATTAGTCATCATTAATAACATTAATCTTGATATTTTTCGTGGTGAACGAGTTGCTATCCTAGGTGCTAATGGTTCTGGTAAAACAACGCTGATTGAATTAATAGCTAATATAACTCCGCCAAGTACAGGTACTATTAAAATCTTTAGTGACCAAGAAAAATTAAAACGGATTGGGTTGCAATTTCAAGAAGGATATTGACCGAAAGGTGTAACTCCCAAATCAATCATTAAATATTATGTGGGACGAAAAGTTTGAAAGACCCAACCTGTCACTAACCTCATTAATATTTTTGACATTGCTAGCATTATTAATAAAGATTTAAATAATTTATCAGGTGGTGAAAAACAACGTTTTAATGCCATGTTGTCGATTATTAATGCTCCTGAAATTTTAATCTTAGATGAGTTAATTACTGGTTTAGATTTGAAAATGCAAGTTAAATTAATTAATTTTTTCAAAACTTACTTGCAAGATAATAACAAAACTTTGCTAATGATTTCCCATATTCCTGAGGAAGTTGAAGCATTATGCCAACGTGTAATTCTACTAGAAAAAGGCAATATCATCCACGATAAATCCTTAACAGAAATTCAAAAAGAATTTGGTACAGTTCGTAAATTTATGCGTACATATTATGAGATGCAGGAGGTTGACAATGAAAATACTTAG